In a genomic window of Phacochoerus africanus isolate WHEZ1 chromosome 6, ROS_Pafr_v1, whole genome shotgun sequence:
- the LOC125129486 gene encoding T-cell surface glycoprotein CD1a, producing the protein MLFLQLPLLLVLLPGGDNEEGFQEPISFQIIWISSFYNRSWEEEVCSAWLGELQTHRVEGKSDIVIYQQPWSKGNFSREDLMESEHILRMFFIRFVQAFFNHASQWKLEYPFDVQIAGGCDLYHGETSVGFVRIAYQGSDFASFQKNSWLPSPKGGTRAQLVCKLFNLYQGTLEIIQKLLSDTCPRFVLGLLDAGKADLQRQVRPEAWLSSGPNPSPGHLMLVCHVSGFYPKPIWVMWMRGEQEQPGTQQGDILPNADGTWYLRVTLDVAAGEASGLSCRVKHSSLEGQDIILYWGQHSSMGWIFLAVIVPLVLLIGLAFWHRKHWKHCDPSSALHRLE; encoded by the exons ATGCTGTTTCTGCAACTTCCATTGCTCCTGGTTCTCCTCCCAGGTGGTGACAATGAAGAGG GCTTCCAGGAGCCAATCTCCTTCCAAATCATCTGGATCTCATCCTTTTACAACCGTTCCTGGGAAGAAGAGGTTTGTTCAGCTTGGTTGGGAGAGTTGCAGACTCACAGAGTTGAAGGGAAATCTGACATAGTCATTTACCAGCAGCCTTGGTCCAAGGGCAACTTCAGCAGGGAGGATCTGATGGAATCGGAACATATACTTCGTATGTTTTTCATTAGATTTGTTCAGGCGTTTTTCAATCATGCCAGTCAATGGAAGCTTGAAT ATCCCTTTGATGTACAGATAGCAGGAGGCTGTGACCTGTACCATGGTGAAACCTCAGTAGGCTTTGTGAGGATTGCTTATCAAGGATCCGACTTTGCCAGCTTCCAGAAGAATTCATGGTTGCCCTCTCCAAAAGGGGGAACTAGAGCTCAGCTTGTCTGCAAACTATTCAATTTGTACCAAGGCACCCTGGAAATAATACAGAAGTTGCTCAGTGACACTTGCCCACGTTTTGTCTTGGGTCTTCTTGATGCAGGGAAGGCAGATCTCCAGCGACAAG TAAGACCTGAGGCCTGGCTGTCCTCTGGCCCCAATCCCAGTCCTGGCCATCTGATGCTGGTTTGTCACGTCTCTGGCTTTTACCCAAAACCTATTTGGGTGATGTGGATGCGGGGTGAGCAGGAGCAGCCTGGCACTCAGCAAGGTGACATCCTGCCCAATGCGGATGGGACGTGGTATCTTCGAGTAACCCTGGATGTGGCGGCTGGGGAGGCATCTGGCTTGAGTTGCCGAGTGAAGCACAGCAGCCTAGAAGGCCAGGACATCATCCTTTACTGGG GACAACACAGCTCCATGGGCTGGATCTTCTTGGCAGTGATTGTGCCCCTGGTGCTCCTGATAGGTCTTGCATTTTGGCATAGGAAGCACTG GAAACACTGTGACCCTTCAAGTGCTCTTCACCGCTTGGAATGA